The Ovis aries strain OAR_USU_Benz2616 breed Rambouillet chromosome 11, ARS-UI_Ramb_v3.0, whole genome shotgun sequence genome window below encodes:
- the CBX1 gene encoding chromobox protein homolog 1 isoform X1 — translation MGKKQNKKKVEEVLEEEEEEYVVEKVLDRRVVKGKVEYLLKWKGFSDEDNTWEPEENLDCPDLIAEFLQSQKTAHETDKSEGGKRKADSDSEDKGEESKPKKKKEESEKPRGFARGLEPERIIGATDSSGELMFLMKCFEAPFQSTWELWPICVRMVFGSVNSVIMSQQESLHLRWLWPEPDWKNSDEADLVPAKEANVKCPQVVISFYEERLTWHSYPSEDDDKKDDKN, via the exons atggggaaaaaacaaaacaagaagaaagtggaggaggtgctagaagaagaggaagaagaatatgTGGTGGAAAAAGTTCTAGACCGTCGAGTGGTAAAGGGCAAAGTGGAGTATCTCCTAAAGTGGAAGGGCTTCTCAGA TGAGGATAACACATGGGAACCAGAAGAGAACCTGGATTGCCCTGATCTCATTGCTGAGTTTCTGCAGTCACAGAAAACAGCGCACGAGACAGATAAATCAGAGGGAGGCAAGCGCAAAGCTGATTCTGATTCGGAAGATAAGGGGGAGGAGAGCAaaccaaagaagaagaaagaagag TCAGAAAAGCCACGAGGCTTTGCCCGGGGTTTGGAACCAGAGCGGATTATTGGAGCTACGGACTCCAGTGGAGAACTCATGTTCCTAATGAAATG TTTTGAAGCACCATTTCAAAGCACCTGGGAGTTGTGGCCTATCTGTGTGCGCATGGTATTTGGTAGTGTTAACAGTGTGATTATGAGTCAGCAAGAAAGTCTCCACCTGCGTTGGCTCTGGCCAGAGCCAGATTG GAAGAACTCTGATGAGGCTGATCTGGTCCCTGCCAAGGAAGCCAATGTCAAGTGCCCACAGGTTGTCATATCCTTCTATGAGGAAAGGCTGACGTGGCATTCTTACCCCTCAGAGGATGATGACAAAAAAGATGATAAGAATTAA
- the CBX1 gene encoding chromobox protein homolog 1 isoform X2 produces MGKKQNKKKVEEVLEEEEEEYVVEKVLDRRVVKGKVEYLLKWKGFSDEDNTWEPEENLDCPDLIAEFLQSQKTAHETDKSEGGKRKADSDSEDKGEESKPKKKKEESEKPRGFARGLEPERIIGATDSSGELMFLMKWKNSDEADLVPAKEANVKCPQVVISFYEERLTWHSYPSEDDDKKDDKN; encoded by the exons atggggaaaaaacaaaacaagaagaaagtggaggaggtgctagaagaagaggaagaagaatatgTGGTGGAAAAAGTTCTAGACCGTCGAGTGGTAAAGGGCAAAGTGGAGTATCTCCTAAAGTGGAAGGGCTTCTCAGA TGAGGATAACACATGGGAACCAGAAGAGAACCTGGATTGCCCTGATCTCATTGCTGAGTTTCTGCAGTCACAGAAAACAGCGCACGAGACAGATAAATCAGAGGGAGGCAAGCGCAAAGCTGATTCTGATTCGGAAGATAAGGGGGAGGAGAGCAaaccaaagaagaagaaagaagag TCAGAAAAGCCACGAGGCTTTGCCCGGGGTTTGGAACCAGAGCGGATTATTGGAGCTACGGACTCCAGTGGAGAACTCATGTTCCTAATGAAATG GAAGAACTCTGATGAGGCTGATCTGGTCCCTGCCAAGGAAGCCAATGTCAAGTGCCCACAGGTTGTCATATCCTTCTATGAGGAAAGGCTGACGTGGCATTCTTACCCCTCAGAGGATGATGACAAAAAAGATGATAAGAATTAA